In Coprobacter tertius, the following proteins share a genomic window:
- the hisF gene encoding imidazole glycerol phosphate synthase subunit HisF: protein MLAKRIIPCLDVKDGKTVKGVNFVNFRDAGDPVELGRAYSEQGADELVYLDITASFEGRKTFTELVRKVAAKVSIPFTVGGGINELSDVDRLLNAGADKVSVNSSVLRRPELIDEIAKNFGNQVCVVAIDANFESGLWKCYLNGGRVPTGKDMFEWALEAQNRGAGEILFTSMTHDGVKEGYANEALARLNELLQIPVIASGGAGKKEHFRDAFIIGKADAALAASVFHFGEIPIGELKDYLDKENICVRK from the coding sequence ATGTTAGCTAAAAGAATTATACCTTGCCTCGATGTAAAAGATGGTAAAACAGTAAAAGGAGTGAACTTTGTCAATTTCAGGGATGCCGGAGATCCGGTAGAACTGGGGCGTGCATATAGTGAGCAAGGTGCCGACGAACTGGTTTATCTCGATATAACAGCGTCTTTTGAAGGACGAAAAACATTTACGGAGTTAGTGAGAAAAGTCGCCGCAAAAGTAAGTATACCGTTTACTGTTGGTGGTGGAATAAATGAATTATCGGATGTCGATCGTTTATTAAATGCCGGAGCCGATAAAGTTTCGGTTAATTCTTCCGTTTTAAGACGTCCGGAGTTGATTGACGAAATTGCGAAAAATTTTGGGAATCAGGTTTGTGTTGTCGCTATTGATGCTAACTTTGAAAGCGGATTATGGAAATGTTATCTCAATGGTGGCAGGGTACCTACTGGCAAGGATATGTTCGAATGGGCATTGGAAGCTCAGAATAGGGGAGCCGGTGAGATACTCTTTACCAGTATGACACATGACGGGGTAAAAGAAGGCTATGCAAATGAGGCGTTGGCCCGATTGAACGAATTATTACAAATACCTGTTATCGCATCGGGAGGTGCTGGTAAAAAAGAACATTTCAGAGATGCTTTTATTATTGGAAAAGCCGATGCTGCTTTGGCCGCCAGTGTTTTTCATTTTGGAGAAATACCTATCGGAGAATTAAAAGATTATTTGGATAAAGAAAATATTTGTGTACGAAAATAA
- a CDS encoding cell division ATP-binding protein FtsE produces MEQKLLVQYDKVEICRQELIILKDVDFKLYTGEFVYFIGRVGTGKSSLLKTMYAEIPVSGGEASVLGYDMNALRRKDVPMLRRQIGIVFQDFQLLTDRSVNDNLSFVLKATGWKNKAEIAERVEEVLVQVGMQNKAYKMPHELSGGEQQRIVIARALLNSPKIIMADEPTGNLDPQTGKQIVSLLHDICRKDTAVIMTTHNHHLVEEFPGRILKCENKRFVEVSDVKE; encoded by the coding sequence ATGGAACAGAAACTATTGGTGCAGTATGATAAAGTAGAAATTTGCCGGCAGGAACTTATTATCCTTAAAGATGTGGATTTTAAATTATATACCGGTGAGTTTGTCTATTTTATAGGTCGTGTGGGGACTGGGAAAAGTAGCCTTCTGAAGACGATGTATGCCGAGATACCGGTTTCGGGTGGGGAGGCATCGGTATTAGGATACGATATGAACGCTTTACGCCGTAAAGATGTTCCCATGCTTCGCCGTCAGATAGGCATCGTATTTCAGGATTTCCAATTACTTACCGACCGCTCCGTGAATGATAATTTGTCGTTTGTTCTAAAAGCTACCGGTTGGAAAAATAAAGCAGAGATAGCAGAGCGCGTCGAAGAAGTACTGGTGCAAGTCGGTATGCAGAATAAGGCGTATAAAATGCCTCACGAACTGTCGGGTGGTGAGCAGCAACGCATTGTAATCGCCAGAGCACTATTAAATTCTCCTAAAATAATTATGGCCGATGAGCCTACCGGAAATCTTGATCCGCAAACTGGGAAACAGATTGTTTCGCTTTTGCATGATATATGTCGTAAGGATACGGCTGTAATTATGACGACTCATAATCATCACTTGGTAGAGGAGTTTCCCGGACGTATTCTTAAATGTGAGAATAAGCGTTTCGTTGAGGTTAGCGATGTAAAAGAGTAA
- the hisIE gene encoding bifunctional phosphoribosyl-AMP cyclohydrolase/phosphoribosyl-ATP diphosphatase HisIE, with amino-acid sequence MNIDFEKMGGLVPAIIQDSFTSKVLMLGFMNAEALQKTKELGKVTFFSRTKNRLWTKGEVSGNFLMVDSITEDCDKDTLLIKVRPVGPVCHTGSDTCFGESNTEDIMFLKYLQDFIDRRKKEMPEGSYTTSLFKKGINRMAQKVGEEAVETVIEATNGTDDRLIYEASDLIYHLIVLLTSKGYRLEDLACELKKRHKE; translated from the coding sequence ATGAATATAGATTTTGAAAAGATGGGCGGTTTGGTGCCGGCTATTATACAGGACAGTTTTACTTCTAAAGTACTTATGTTAGGTTTTATGAATGCTGAAGCCTTGCAAAAAACAAAAGAATTGGGGAAAGTTACTTTCTTTAGCCGCACGAAAAATCGCTTGTGGACAAAAGGTGAGGTAAGCGGTAATTTTCTTATGGTAGATTCTATAACCGAAGATTGCGATAAGGATACGCTTCTGATTAAAGTGCGTCCGGTCGGTCCGGTATGTCACACCGGCAGCGATACTTGTTTCGGAGAATCTAATACAGAAGATATAATGTTCCTTAAGTATTTACAGGATTTTATCGACCGGCGTAAAAAAGAAATGCCGGAAGGATCTTATACGACATCTCTTTTTAAAAAAGGTATTAACCGTATGGCACAAAAGGTAGGCGAAGAAGCTGTAGAAACGGTTATTGAAGCTACAAACGGGACCGATGACCGGTTGATATACGAGGCATCCGATCTTATTTATCATCTTATCGTATTGCTTACTTCTAAAGGTTACCGGCTCGAAGATCTTGCCTGTGAACTGAAAAAAAGACATAAAGAATAA
- the hisA gene encoding 1-(5-phosphoribosyl)-5-[(5-phosphoribosylamino)methylideneamino]imidazole-4-carboxamide isomerase: MIEIVPAIDIIGGKCVRLVQGDYDRKTIYNEDPLEVAKTFEDNGITRLHVVDLDGAKASHIVNYKVLERIAAKTSLTIDFGGGLKTDEDVKIAFESGATMVTGGSIAVKSREIFMSWIDKYGPDRIILGADVKDKKIAVSGWQESSEYELFPFVSEYLKAGITKVITTDISRDGMLQGPSLDLYREMLVSLEGLYLIASGGVSSVSDIEILQENGIQSVIFGRAIYEGCIDLKDLRRFL, translated from the coding sequence ATGATAGAGATCGTACCGGCTATAGATATTATCGGCGGTAAATGTGTACGGCTCGTACAAGGAGATTATGACCGTAAAACGATCTATAATGAAGATCCGTTAGAGGTTGCCAAAACATTTGAAGATAATGGGATAACTCGTTTGCATGTTGTCGATCTTGATGGTGCTAAAGCCAGTCATATTGTAAATTATAAAGTTTTGGAACGTATTGCTGCAAAAACGTCGCTTACGATCGATTTTGGCGGAGGACTTAAAACCGATGAGGATGTAAAAATTGCATTCGAAAGTGGGGCCACAATGGTAACAGGAGGCAGTATTGCTGTTAAAAGCAGGGAGATATTTATGTCGTGGATCGATAAATATGGCCCTGACCGTATAATATTAGGGGCCGATGTAAAAGATAAAAAAATTGCGGTTTCGGGGTGGCAGGAATCGTCTGAATATGAATTATTCCCTTTTGTATCCGAATACCTTAAGGCCGGAATTACAAAGGTAATTACTACCGATATAAGTAGAGACGGTATGTTACAAGGGCCTTCACTCGATCTTTATCGAGAAATGCTTGTATCGTTAGAGGGCTTATATCTTATTGCCAGTGGAGGCGTGAGTTCTGTGTCTGATATAGAAATATTACAGGAGAACGGCATACAATCGGTAATCTTTGGTAGAGCTATTTATGAAGGATGTATCGATTTAAAAGATTTACGCCGTTTTTTATAA
- a CDS encoding MGH1-like glycoside hydrolase domain-containing protein: protein MKKIIFLSCVLIPGLGWAQQIKTETPLIDGAFAVAVKTIDDNTESNLIEAGADYGGEWTRDISINSWNACSLLRPVAAEYSMWSVTRDNRSKIGHQYWDQIIWVPAAYNHYLINGDKEFLKEAFICSANTMDELENKAFDSIYGLFTGPSVFNDGIAGYEEPIFDPKNNSSYVLDFPAAKKIKCLSTNCIYYEAYLRLADMAELLGNESAEKIYKKKAAALKDNIRKYLYDKKNNKLNYLIDADGNVHHFQEGLGLSFAILSGVVSKKEARSIIEKAHISNYGIPSVYPDFKRYSTEKPGRHNNLVWPFVNAFWADACFKSGKSEGFMKEFVSLTELAMIKSKHSFWEIYNPVTGNPDGGWQVGRHWPSCREQTWSATGYLRMVFNDLLGMSFSEEGLGISPAFDLLNQIGFKELTGIPYRNNTISVIFNGCGDKPKGVYVNGKKMKKAFIPADISKPVTVTYEF, encoded by the coding sequence ATGAAAAAAATTATTTTTTTGTCCTGTGTACTTATCCCCGGCTTGGGATGGGCGCAGCAAATAAAAACTGAAACTCCTTTGATCGATGGGGCTTTTGCTGTAGCTGTGAAAACGATTGACGATAATACCGAATCGAATTTGATAGAGGCGGGGGCTGATTATGGTGGAGAGTGGACTCGGGATATATCTATCAATTCATGGAATGCCTGTAGTCTTTTACGGCCGGTAGCAGCCGAATATTCAATGTGGAGCGTTACTCGTGATAATCGTTCGAAGATAGGTCATCAGTATTGGGATCAGATTATTTGGGTGCCGGCAGCATATAATCATTATTTGATTAATGGAGACAAAGAATTTCTGAAAGAGGCTTTTATATGTTCCGCTAATACGATGGATGAGCTTGAAAACAAGGCTTTCGATTCGATTTATGGCCTATTTACAGGACCGTCGGTTTTTAATGATGGGATTGCCGGTTATGAAGAGCCTATTTTCGATCCGAAAAATAACTCTTCTTATGTACTCGATTTTCCTGCGGCTAAAAAGATAAAATGTTTGAGTACGAATTGTATATATTATGAAGCTTACTTGAGGTTGGCCGATATGGCTGAATTATTGGGGAATGAATCTGCAGAAAAAATTTATAAAAAGAAAGCGGCAGCATTGAAAGATAATATACGCAAATATTTGTATGACAAAAAGAATAATAAACTGAATTATTTGATAGATGCCGATGGAAATGTACATCATTTTCAGGAAGGACTTGGGCTGTCTTTTGCTATATTGTCGGGAGTCGTTTCAAAAAAGGAAGCCAGATCGATTATCGAAAAGGCTCATATAAGCAATTACGGTATACCTTCTGTATATCCCGATTTCAAAAGATATTCGACAGAGAAACCGGGACGGCATAATAATTTAGTATGGCCTTTTGTAAACGCATTTTGGGCGGATGCTTGTTTTAAGAGCGGAAAGTCGGAAGGTTTTATGAAAGAATTTGTTAGCCTCACCGAATTAGCTATGATAAAAAGTAAACATTCATTTTGGGAAATATACAATCCTGTGACGGGTAACCCGGATGGCGGTTGGCAGGTAGGCAGACATTGGCCTTCGTGTCGTGAGCAGACCTGGTCGGCTACCGGATATCTTCGTATGGTTTTCAACGATTTGCTGGGGATGAGTTTTTCCGAAGAAGGATTAGGTATTTCTCCTGCATTCGATTTGCTAAATCAGATAGGATTTAAAGAGCTTACAGGGATTCCTTATCGTAACAATACTATTTCTGTTATTTTTAATGGTTGTGGCGATAAACCTAAGGGTGTTTATGTAAACGGTAAAAAAATGAAAAAGGCATTTATTCCTGCAGATATATCAAAGCCGGTTACAGTGACTTATGAGTTCTGA
- a CDS encoding RNA polymerase sigma factor, with product MNLLNINSNLVDLHKPLMHFAYFLTSNKEDAEDLFQDTIVKTIENKEKFRENTNFKAWIFTIMKNIFINDYRKHKNRITIEINEEATDFISEGTFDELYDYKLMNTMISKLDKQSRLLFGMYISQYKYEEIAEEMNIPIGT from the coding sequence ATGAACCTTCTTAATATCAATAGCAATCTGGTCGATTTACATAAACCGCTAATGCATTTTGCTTATTTTCTAACTTCAAATAAAGAAGATGCAGAAGATTTATTTCAAGATACAATAGTTAAAACAATTGAGAACAAAGAAAAGTTCAGAGAAAACACAAATTTCAAAGCTTGGATTTTCACTATTATGAAAAATATCTTTATAAACGACTATCGAAAACATAAAAACAGAATAACAATAGAAATAAACGAAGAAGCAACAGACTTTATTTCAGAAGGTACCTTTGATGAACTATACGATTATAAACTGATGAATACCATGATCTCGAAACTAGATAAACAAAGCCGATTACTTTTTGGCATGTATATTTCCCAGTATAAATACGAAGAAATCGCAGAAGAAATGAATATTCCTATAGGAACGTAA
- a CDS encoding NADH peroxidase codes for MKKKFICTVCGYVHEGEEAPDFCPQCKQPKSKFKEVVETEGALTFADEHRIGVAKGVDAEVLEGLKAHFNGECTEVGMYLAMSRQADREGYPEVAEAYKRIAWEEAEHAAKFAELLGEVVWDTKTNLKARMDAESGACEDKKRIATRAKELGLDAIHDTVHEMCKDEARHGKAFEGLYNRFFKK; via the coding sequence ATGAAAAAGAAGTTTATTTGTACCGTATGTGGTTATGTTCATGAAGGAGAAGAAGCTCCTGATTTTTGTCCTCAGTGTAAACAGCCTAAAAGTAAATTTAAGGAAGTTGTTGAGACGGAAGGTGCATTGACTTTTGCAGACGAACATCGCATAGGCGTTGCTAAGGGAGTGGATGCTGAAGTTTTGGAAGGACTAAAAGCTCATTTTAACGGGGAGTGTACCGAAGTTGGAATGTATCTTGCTATGAGTCGTCAGGCCGATCGTGAAGGGTATCCTGAAGTGGCAGAAGCATATAAACGTATTGCTTGGGAGGAAGCCGAACATGCCGCTAAATTTGCTGAATTGCTGGGTGAAGTAGTATGGGATACCAAAACGAATTTGAAGGCACGTATGGATGCTGAAAGTGGGGCTTGTGAAGATAAGAAACGCATTGCAACTCGTGCAAAAGAATTGGGCCTCGATGCTATCCATGATACAGTACACGAAATGTGTAAAGACGAAGCTCGTCATGGAAAAGCTTTCGAGGGACTCTATAATCGCTTTTTCAAGAAATAA
- the hisH gene encoding imidazole glycerol phosphate synthase subunit HisH, which translates to MQVAIIKYNAGNIYSVDCALKRVGVEAVITDDEKILRSADKIIFPGVGEAASTMAYLRETGLDRLIKSLKQPVLGICIGLQLMCRHSEEGDVDGLGIFDIDVKRFKPVSGEKIPHMGWNTITRVDTRMFPSGLENEFVYFVHSYYVPLCEYTSAKTEYILPFSAALHKDNFYATQFHIEKSGSAGEKIFTHFLNL; encoded by the coding sequence ATGCAGGTTGCGATAATAAAATATAATGCCGGAAATATCTATTCGGTAGATTGTGCGCTAAAACGAGTCGGAGTAGAAGCTGTAATTACCGATGATGAGAAAATATTGCGTTCGGCCGATAAAATAATTTTTCCCGGTGTAGGTGAGGCTGCCTCGACTATGGCCTATTTGAGAGAAACAGGGTTAGATCGGTTGATAAAATCGTTAAAACAACCGGTTTTGGGTATTTGCATCGGTTTGCAACTTATGTGCAGGCATTCTGAAGAAGGGGATGTCGATGGACTCGGAATTTTCGATATTGATGTAAAACGGTTTAAACCTGTATCGGGAGAAAAAATTCCACATATGGGATGGAATACGATAACCAGAGTCGATACAAGGATGTTTCCGTCTGGTCTTGAAAATGAATTTGTATATTTTGTGCATAGTTATTATGTCCCTTTATGTGAATATACGTCGGCGAAAACTGAGTATATTTTGCCTTTCAGTGCGGCATTGCACAAAGATAATTTCTATGCGACTCAATTTCATATCGAAAAGAGCGGTAGTGCGGGAGAAAAAATATTTACTCATTTTTTAAATTTATAA
- a CDS encoding arsenate reductase family protein — protein sequence MEYLFLQYPTCDTCRKAGKWLDERNVLYKKRHITEQNPTYEELKKWIKSSGLPVKSFFNTSGQVYKELNLKDKLSSMSEEEQIRLLSSNGKLIKRPLIVGDNKVLVGFKPTDWECLK from the coding sequence ATGGAATATCTTTTTTTGCAGTATCCCACATGTGATACCTGTCGTAAAGCTGGTAAATGGCTCGATGAACGAAATGTACTTTATAAGAAACGTCATATAACCGAACAAAATCCGACGTATGAGGAACTTAAAAAATGGATTAAAAGCAGTGGCTTACCGGTTAAGAGTTTTTTTAATACGAGCGGTCAGGTATATAAAGAACTAAATTTGAAAGATAAATTATCTTCGATGTCCGAAGAGGAACAAATACGTTTACTATCTTCAAATGGGAAACTAATTAAAAGACCGTTAATTGTGGGGGATAACAAAGTATTGGTCGGCTTTAAACCGACAGACTGGGAATGTTTGAAATAA
- the lysA gene encoding diaminopimelate decarboxylase has protein sequence MKGNFPVTALENIETPFYYYNIPLLRETLGVVTHEAGKYNYHVHYAVKANANSRILSVICENGIGADCVSGGEIKAALKAGFSADKIVYAGVGKSDWEIDLGLDTDIFCFNVESIPELNVINERASIKNKIAPVALRLNPNVDAHTHHYITTGLNENKFGINLIHLEGVLDHLSGLKNVKLVGLHFHIGSQITDMDAFKSLCVRINEIQETLYRRHIIVDIINVGGGLGVDYENPDRQPIPEFKSYFEVFYRHLKLRPKQQLHFELGRSLVCQCGSLMTKVLYVKEGVNKKFVIVDAGMTDLIRPALYQAYHKIENLSSEGPVREYDVVGPICESSDCFGKCVSLNETKRGDLIALRSAGAYGEIMASRYNCRELPKVRYSDDI, from the coding sequence ATGAAAGGAAATTTCCCTGTAACTGCATTAGAGAATATCGAGACTCCGTTTTATTATTATAATATACCCTTATTGAGGGAAACTCTCGGTGTTGTGACTCATGAGGCGGGAAAATATAATTATCATGTGCATTATGCTGTAAAAGCCAATGCTAATTCACGTATTTTATCGGTGATTTGTGAGAATGGTATAGGGGCCGATTGTGTAAGCGGAGGAGAAATAAAAGCTGCGTTGAAAGCGGGTTTCTCAGCCGACAAAATTGTTTATGCCGGGGTCGGAAAATCGGATTGGGAAATTGATTTAGGACTTGATACCGATATTTTTTGCTTTAATGTTGAATCGATTCCTGAATTGAACGTAATTAATGAGAGAGCTTCTATAAAGAATAAAATTGCACCGGTTGCGCTTCGACTCAATCCGAATGTAGATGCTCATACTCACCATTATATTACTACGGGATTAAATGAAAATAAATTCGGCATTAATCTGATTCATCTCGAAGGTGTTCTCGATCATTTATCCGGATTGAAAAATGTAAAATTGGTGGGATTGCATTTTCATATAGGTTCGCAAATTACCGATATGGATGCTTTTAAAAGCCTTTGTGTGCGTATAAACGAAATACAAGAGACACTATATCGTCGCCATATTATCGTAGATATAATCAATGTAGGAGGTGGTTTAGGAGTTGATTACGAAAACCCTGATCGCCAACCGATTCCAGAATTTAAAAGCTATTTCGAAGTATTTTATCGTCATCTTAAGTTAAGACCTAAACAGCAGCTTCATTTTGAATTGGGCCGTTCTTTGGTATGTCAATGCGGGAGTCTTATGACCAAGGTGTTGTATGTAAAAGAAGGAGTAAATAAAAAATTTGTTATTGTTGATGCGGGGATGACCGATCTTATACGCCCGGCTTTATATCAGGCTTATCATAAAATTGAAAATCTTTCTTCTGAAGGTCCGGTTAGGGAATATGATGTAGTAGGCCCTATTTGCGAGTCGAGCGATTGTTTCGGCAAATGTGTTTCTTTGAATGAAACAAAGCGAGGTGATCTTATAGCTTTACGTTCGGCTGGTGCTTATGGTGAAATTATGGCATCGAGATATAATTGTCGTGAATTGCCGAAAGTAAGGTATTCCGATGATATTTAA
- a CDS encoding aspartate kinase codes for MKVLKFGGTSVGSAQRIKDVAKLICDGERKIVVLSAMSGTTNTLVEISDYLYKKNPVGANEVINALEKKYMGVIDELYTADSYKKQAAEIIKSHFDYIRTFTKDLFTMFEEKVVLAQGELMSTAMMDLYLKEQGVKSVLLPALEYMRTDKNAEPDPVYVKNKLSDMLEANKNVDIYITQGYICRNAYGEVDNLQRGGSDYSASLVGAAINAEEIQIWTDIDGMHNNDPRYVEHTSPIRQLHFEEAAELAYFGAKILHPTCILPAKLGNIPVRLLNTMEPDAPGTLIYNNSERGKIKAVAAKDGITAIKIKSSRMLLAYGFLRKVFEIFESYQTAIDMVTTSEVGVSVTIDNTKHLTEILDDLKKFGTVTVDKDMVIICVVGDLEWNNIGFESNAMEAMRKIPVRMVSYGGSNYNISFLIKAEDKKAALQSLSDSLFNNK; via the coding sequence ATGAAAGTTTTAAAATTTGGTGGAACGTCTGTAGGTTCGGCTCAACGAATTAAAGATGTTGCTAAACTGATCTGCGATGGTGAGCGTAAAATCGTAGTGCTTTCTGCAATGTCGGGTACGACCAACACACTCGTTGAGATATCGGATTATTTATACAAAAAAAATCCGGTAGGTGCCAATGAAGTAATCAATGCCCTCGAGAAAAAATATATGGGGGTAATTGACGAACTGTATACGGCCGACAGTTATAAAAAGCAAGCTGCTGAAATTATAAAGTCTCATTTCGATTATATACGTACGTTTACAAAAGACCTTTTCACGATGTTTGAGGAAAAGGTGGTTCTTGCGCAGGGAGAACTTATGTCTACTGCTATGATGGATCTCTATTTGAAAGAGCAAGGGGTGAAATCGGTGTTGTTACCGGCCCTCGAATATATGCGAACCGATAAAAACGCGGAACCTGATCCTGTTTATGTAAAAAATAAACTGAGTGATATGCTGGAAGCGAATAAGAACGTAGATATTTATATCACACAAGGTTATATTTGCCGCAATGCATACGGAGAAGTGGATAATTTACAGCGTGGCGGAAGCGATTATTCTGCATCTCTCGTAGGAGCGGCTATAAATGCTGAAGAAATACAGATATGGACAGATATCGATGGTATGCACAATAACGATCCCCGCTATGTTGAACATACATCACCTATACGGCAATTGCATTTCGAAGAAGCTGCTGAACTGGCTTATTTCGGTGCGAAAATATTGCATCCTACTTGTATATTGCCGGCTAAACTGGGAAATATACCTGTAAGATTACTGAATACAATGGAGCCCGACGCTCCCGGAACACTGATTTATAATAATTCAGAAAGGGGAAAAATAAAAGCGGTTGCTGCCAAAGACGGTATTACGGCTATAAAAATAAAATCGAGCCGGATGTTGCTGGCATACGGTTTCCTCCGTAAGGTATTCGAAATATTTGAAAGTTATCAGACAGCCATCGATATGGTGACGACATCTGAAGTAGGAGTATCGGTAACTATCGATAATACGAAGCATTTGACTGAAATTCTCGATGATTTGAAAAAATTCGGGACCGTTACGGTGGATAAAGATATGGTAATTATCTGCGTTGTCGGCGATCTTGAGTGGAATAACATCGGGTTTGAATCGAATGCGATGGAGGCGATGAGAAAAATTCCGGTACGAATGGTTTCTTATGGTGGAAGCAATTATAATATATCGTTCCTTATAAAGGCGGAAGATAAGAAAGCTGCCCTACAATCATTGAGCGATTCGCTTTTTAATAATAAATGA
- a CDS encoding Fur family transcriptional regulator, which produces MYQRQVAEHLIHHQIKPSLQRIAIMEYLMNHATHPSVDTIFNDLYSAIPTLSKTTVYNTLKLFVENGAAQMLTIDERNIRYDADITPHAHFRCITCGEIYDILLNKGALVDLMHPIDFKIEDIQIYYKGYCKKCLGLAPDNISKT; this is translated from the coding sequence ATGTATCAAAGACAAGTTGCAGAACATTTAATACATCATCAGATAAAACCATCGTTACAGAGAATAGCCATTATGGAATATTTGATGAACCATGCGACGCATCCTTCTGTTGATACGATTTTTAACGATTTATATTCTGCTATCCCGACTTTATCGAAAACGACTGTTTATAATACACTAAAATTATTTGTAGAAAATGGTGCAGCTCAAATGCTTACTATTGATGAGAGAAATATACGCTATGATGCGGATATAACACCTCATGCGCATTTTAGATGTATTACTTGTGGAGAAATCTACGATATACTTCTTAATAAGGGAGCTTTGGTAGATTTAATGCATCCGATCGATTTTAAAATAGAGGATATTCAAATTTATTATAAAGGATATTGTAAAAAATGTTTGGGGCTTGCCCCGGATAATATATCAAAAACTTAA
- a CDS encoding calcium/sodium antiporter: MDIVLLIAGLGLVLLGANMLTDWSAALAKRFGLSEFVIGLTIVAIGTSAPELVVSVISAVQGNGDVAVGNILGSNMFNTLVIIGITAIIIPVPFTADNIRKDIPFALLASFILLVVVSDVYLKDSTEGVISRGEGILMLFFWIVFMVYTLFSAKNGVSPETSKENTVSKSIWLMLLMIGLGLVGLIYGGKLFLDSGISLARSIGISESVIAITLMAGGTSLPELAACVVSALKGKPQMALGNVIGSNISNIFLILGLSASIHPLKLGNILPADMVVLTISSLLIFLTAYTFKKRAADRIEGIVFLLLYVAYIIWLIMR; the protein is encoded by the coding sequence ATGGATATAGTATTGTTGATTGCAGGTTTAGGCCTGGTTCTTTTAGGGGCAAATATGCTTACAGACTGGTCGGCTGCATTGGCCAAACGTTTCGGTTTATCTGAATTTGTTATTGGTCTTACTATCGTAGCAATAGGTACATCTGCTCCCGAACTGGTTGTAAGTGTTATATCTGCAGTGCAGGGAAACGGAGATGTAGCCGTGGGGAATATCTTAGGCTCTAATATGTTCAATACTCTTGTTATTATAGGCATTACGGCAATAATTATCCCGGTTCCTTTTACTGCTGACAATATTCGAAAAGATATTCCTTTTGCTTTATTGGCTTCGTTTATTCTATTGGTTGTGGTTTCTGATGTTTATTTAAAAGATAGTACTGAAGGTGTGATTAGCCGGGGAGAAGGAATATTGATGCTTTTTTTCTGGATTGTATTTATGGTTTATACTTTGTTTTCAGCCAAGAATGGAGTTTCTCCCGAAACCTCTAAAGAAAATACGGTTTCTAAAAGTATATGGTTGATGCTATTAATGATCGGGTTGGGTTTAGTCGGTTTGATTTATGGTGGAAAATTGTTTCTTGATAGCGGGATATCTCTTGCTCGTTCTATAGGAATCAGCGAATCTGTTATTGCTATTACTCTTATGGCCGGAGGGACATCCTTGCCCGAATTAGCGGCATGTGTAGTATCTGCTTTAAAAGGTAAGCCTCAGATGGCGCTGGGCAATGTAATCGGATCTAATATCTCTAATATTTTTCTAATACTTGGTTTAAGTGCATCTATTCATCCTTTGAAATTAGGGAATATACTCCCTGCCGATATGGTAGTACTTACAATAAGTTCGTTGTTGATTTTTTTAACGGCTTACACATTTAAAAAGCGGGCGGCTGACCGTATAGAAGGAATTGTTTTTTTACTTTTGTATGTAGCTTATATAATATGGCTGATAATGCGTTAG